From a region of the Nitrospiraceae bacterium genome:
- a CDS encoding OmpA family protein, whose amino-acid sequence MMTRSMRASLLLVSCTMLPLHALTASAENAQSVGSGEAALTYSAGSIREQMPLDGIVNFITGDNQMTGNRMVIGWAGTDHLYLKLKNPGDAALGDLYTVYRRARKVFHPKTKAYLGHVIVKLGVVKVTQLDATTVGAQVVRSFAPISPGDPIMRFTPPAAEESAAPAAPATELEGMILDLQADKNMSLVGQYNIVYLDKGRDDGLQVGDRLDVSRIGNGLPKRKVGEVKILSTEPRTSTGYLYRATARVLVGDLVQYKDHSPVEAMVMDGVEGDVAPLSATPVAAGRSETASAAAAEPRQPSKVRLERAGGVTKLSLDDLVDQLEYESGEVKVKPSAIAILDDITAYLKIAGVDKQIRVEGHADNMEIGPSLKGRYPSNWELSKARAAGIVRYLVEKGGMDSAKLSSVGYGASRPVASNGTEEGRKKNRRIEVVLYAPEEEPKAQPVHEVTDAGLPEAGKYTFNQMGAAPADVTPAQAVPVPGSGTASVDSGSERTVPTSAQPASAPPSGEAAPSNTPGL is encoded by the coding sequence ATGATGACACGATCGATGCGCGCCAGCCTGCTTCTTGTGTCCTGCACAATGCTGCCCCTCCACGCGCTTACCGCGTCGGCTGAGAATGCCCAAAGTGTGGGTTCCGGGGAGGCAGCCTTAACCTATTCGGCGGGCTCCATTCGTGAGCAGATGCCGCTCGACGGCATCGTGAATTTCATTACCGGCGACAACCAGATGACCGGCAATCGAATGGTCATCGGCTGGGCCGGGACCGATCACCTCTATCTCAAGTTGAAGAACCCCGGGGATGCGGCGTTGGGCGACCTCTATACGGTCTATCGCCGTGCCCGAAAGGTGTTTCATCCAAAAACCAAAGCATATCTGGGCCACGTCATCGTGAAGTTGGGCGTCGTGAAGGTCACCCAGCTCGACGCGACGACTGTGGGAGCACAGGTTGTCCGTAGTTTCGCTCCGATCTCGCCCGGCGACCCGATCATGCGCTTCACGCCGCCTGCTGCGGAGGAATCGGCTGCGCCTGCCGCCCCGGCGACGGAACTCGAGGGCATGATCCTTGATCTCCAGGCCGACAAGAACATGTCGCTGGTGGGGCAATACAACATTGTCTACCTCGATAAGGGGCGGGACGATGGACTTCAAGTCGGCGACCGTCTGGATGTTTCGAGGATCGGGAATGGATTACCCAAGCGCAAGGTCGGGGAGGTGAAAATCCTCTCGACCGAGCCGCGGACCTCCACCGGCTACCTCTATCGGGCCACTGCGCGGGTTCTGGTCGGCGACCTGGTTCAGTATAAGGACCATTCGCCGGTCGAAGCGATGGTGATGGATGGTGTCGAGGGCGATGTCGCGCCTCTGTCCGCTACGCCGGTTGCAGCCGGCCGTTCCGAGACCGCGAGTGCCGCGGCTGCTGAACCACGCCAGCCGTCGAAAGTGCGGCTCGAACGAGCGGGAGGTGTGACCAAGCTCAGCCTCGATGACCTGGTCGATCAACTCGAGTACGAGTCCGGCGAGGTGAAAGTCAAACCGTCGGCCATAGCCATCCTGGACGACATCACCGCCTATCTCAAGATTGCCGGGGTCGACAAACAGATTCGCGTGGAGGGTCACGCGGACAACATGGAGATTGGTCCGTCCCTGAAGGGCCGCTATCCGTCGAATTGGGAGCTCTCCAAGGCCCGCGCTGCTGGAATTGTTCGTTACCTGGTGGAGAAGGGCGGAATGGATTCGGCGAAGCTGTCCTCCGTGGGGTATGGCGCGAGTCGGCCTGTGGCGAGCAACGGCACCGAAGAAGGACGCAAGAAGAACCGCCGCATCGAAGTGGTTCTCTATGCGCCGGAGGAAGAGCCGAAGGCCCAGCCGGTTCACGAGGTGACGGATGCCGGTCTACCCGAGGCAGGCAAGTATACGTTCAATCAAATGGGTGCGGCGCCGGCCGATGTGACGCCGGCTCAGGCGGTTCCCGTTCCCGGCAGCGGGACGGCTTCGGTGGACAGCGGGTCTGAGCGGACGGTCCCAACATCCGCGCAACCGGCTTCTGCGCCTCCTTCAGGCGAAGCCGCGCCGAGCAATACTCCCGGTCTCTGA
- the ndhC gene encoding NADH-quinone oxidoreductase subunit A, with protein MAGSELLLEYLTRYFPILVFVFVALAFGGVTLLISYFLQPKYPEPEKLSAYECGSEPFSDARMPFPVRYYIFAMLFVIFDVEVIFLYPWAVVFKKIGLVGLLEMLLFIGLFLVAYVYAWRKGALEWD; from the coding sequence ATGGCTGGTTCCGAGCTCCTCTTAGAATATCTCACGCGGTATTTTCCCATTTTGGTGTTCGTCTTCGTCGCGCTTGCATTCGGCGGAGTGACGCTGCTCATCAGCTACTTCCTCCAGCCGAAGTACCCGGAACCGGAGAAGCTGTCGGCCTACGAGTGCGGGTCCGAGCCTTTTTCCGACGCCCGGATGCCCTTCCCGGTCCGCTATTACATTTTCGCGATGCTGTTCGTGATTTTCGACGTCGAAGTCATCTTCCTGTATCCCTGGGCCGTCGTGTTCAAGAAGATCGGCTTGGTCGGGCTCCTGGAGATGTTGCTGTTCATCGGCCTCTTCCTGGTCGCCTACGTCTATGCCTGGCGCAAAGGAGCCTTGGAATGGGACTGA
- a CDS encoding response regulator yields MPSVLVVDDEDAIRQLIRQTLEQAGYQVSAARDGKEGLARYRKAPADLVIMDILMPDQDGLESILTLRREFPNAKIVAITGGSDMIGILNFLDVAKMLGARRTLQKPFEMKQLLDVVHGELTS; encoded by the coding sequence ATGCCGTCGGTTTTGGTCGTGGACGATGAGGACGCGATCCGCCAGTTGATCCGCCAAACTCTCGAGCAGGCCGGCTATCAAGTGAGCGCCGCCCGGGACGGGAAGGAAGGGCTCGCACGGTACCGCAAGGCTCCGGCTGACCTCGTGATTATGGATATCCTGATGCCGGACCAAGACGGCCTCGAAAGCATCCTCACCCTGCGCCGCGAGTTTCCGAACGCAAAGATCGTGGCCATCACCGGCGGCAGCGACATGATCGGCATCCTGAACTTTCTCGACGTGGCCAAAATGCTGGGCGCGCGACGGACGCTGCAGAAACCGTTCGAGATGAAGCAACTCTTGGACGTCGTGCACGGCGAGCTCACCAGCTAG
- the nuoD gene encoding NADH dehydrogenase (quinone) subunit D, whose translation MGQLEDQRTTVYKVDPEHPESESLPTLRTEELLLNMGPQHPSTHGVLKVILELEGERLVKSTPVMGFLHRGVEKLAEDGTYHQFIPHTDRLDYVCAMYNNFAYCRAVEKLMNITVPDRAEYLRTIVAEVQRIIGHQFWLGTQALDIGAMTVFFYCFRDREILLDWFDELCGARLTTSWYRIGGVERDFTPSLFAKLKQFLDYFPPKIDEYVVFLEKNRIWLARTKGVAVISAEDALSFGLSGPTLRGSGVDYDLRKYEPYSAYPKCEFSVPVGKNGDTYDRYWIRVQELYESVKIIRQCLEQIQDGPIMADVPSVTFPPKERVFTNLEAMIQQFKLFSQGFNAPPGEIYCGTEAHKGELGFYIVSTGGGKPYRLKIRAPSFIHMGAFDHMSRGYMIADAVTIFGTYDIVMGECDR comes from the coding sequence ATGGGACAGTTAGAAGACCAGAGAACAACCGTCTATAAAGTCGATCCCGAGCACCCGGAGAGCGAAAGCCTTCCTACGCTTCGGACCGAGGAGCTCCTCCTGAATATGGGGCCGCAGCACCCGAGCACGCATGGCGTGTTGAAGGTGATCCTCGAACTCGAAGGGGAACGGTTGGTCAAATCAACCCCGGTAATGGGATTTCTCCACCGCGGCGTGGAAAAGCTCGCCGAGGACGGAACCTACCACCAGTTCATTCCCCACACCGACCGGCTCGACTACGTCTGCGCGATGTACAACAACTTCGCGTATTGCCGCGCCGTTGAAAAACTGATGAACATCACCGTGCCGGATCGTGCCGAATATCTCCGCACGATCGTGGCCGAGGTACAGCGAATCATCGGCCATCAGTTCTGGCTGGGGACGCAGGCCCTCGACATCGGAGCGATGACGGTCTTTTTCTACTGCTTCCGCGACCGCGAGATCTTACTCGACTGGTTTGACGAACTCTGCGGTGCACGTCTGACGACCAGCTGGTACCGTATCGGAGGCGTGGAACGGGACTTCACGCCCTCCCTGTTTGCCAAGCTGAAGCAGTTCCTCGACTACTTCCCGCCGAAGATCGACGAGTACGTCGTCTTCTTGGAAAAGAATCGTATTTGGTTGGCGCGGACCAAGGGTGTGGCGGTCATTTCCGCAGAAGACGCCCTAAGCTTCGGTCTCAGCGGCCCCACGTTGCGTGGCTCCGGCGTCGATTACGACCTGCGGAAATACGAACCCTACTCGGCCTATCCAAAGTGCGAGTTCAGCGTCCCCGTCGGCAAGAACGGCGACACCTACGACCGGTATTGGATTCGCGTTCAGGAACTCTACGAGAGCGTGAAGATCATCCGGCAGTGCTTGGAACAGATTCAGGACGGCCCGATCATGGCCGACGTGCCGAGCGTCACGTTCCCTCCAAAGGAACGAGTCTTCACGAATCTCGAAGCCATGATCCAGCAGTTCAAACTGTTTTCGCAGGGATTCAACGCCCCTCCGGGTGAAATCTACTGCGGAACCGAAGCCCACAAGGGAGAGTTGGGCTTCTATATCGTCAGCACGGGCGGGGGCAAACCCTACCGCCTCAAGATCCGCGCCCCGTCCTTCATTCATATGGGAGCGTTCGACCATATGTCGCGCGGATACATGATTGCCGACGCCGTCACGATCTTCGGCACCTACGATATCGTGATGGGAGAATGCGACCGGTAG
- a CDS encoding NADH-quinone oxidoreductase subunit B produces the protein MGLIQIGRQDKDGSPDVITTTVEKAVNWARKGSLWPMTFGLACCAIEMIAAVSSRYDMDRYGAGVFRASPRQSDLMIVAGTVCRRMAPVIRKIYDQMPEPKYVIAMGSCATSGNIYDTYSVVQGVDRFVPVDIYVPGCPPTPEALFDGILKLQERIMQKRVFTKQPKQVKEALNV, from the coding sequence ATGGGACTGATACAAATCGGGCGACAGGATAAGGACGGCAGTCCCGATGTCATCACGACCACGGTCGAGAAAGCCGTCAATTGGGCACGCAAGGGCTCTCTATGGCCCATGACGTTCGGGCTGGCCTGCTGCGCCATCGAGATGATCGCCGCGGTGTCGTCGCGTTATGACATGGACCGCTATGGAGCAGGTGTGTTCCGCGCCTCCCCTCGGCAATCCGATCTCATGATCGTGGCTGGAACCGTTTGCCGTCGCATGGCCCCGGTCATCCGCAAGATTTACGATCAGATGCCGGAGCCGAAGTACGTGATCGCCATGGGATCATGCGCCACGTCCGGCAACATTTACGATACCTATAGTGTGGTGCAGGGCGTCGATCGGTTCGTGCCGGTCGATATCTATGTCCCAGGGTGCCCTCCTACGCCGGAAGCGCTGTTTGACGGGATCTTGAAACTGCAAGAGCGCATCATGCAAAAGCGCGTCTTCACCAAACAGCCCAAGCAAGTGAAGGAAGCCCTGAACGTCTAA
- a CDS encoding NADH-quinone oxidoreductase subunit C produces MHQLAARIEETFPGSFVSATEWRGDVAVTVKRDALHEVAKFLHDDPSMQFDYIVHVSSVDWPDDEERFEVVYEVYSIRKRQRIRLKTRVPESDCVVDSLVDIWKGADFMEREVYDMMGIRFRNHPDLRRILMPDDYDEGYPLRKDFPMRGRGWRDTFEFLDEPAR; encoded by the coding sequence ATGCATCAGTTGGCCGCGCGCATAGAAGAAACGTTTCCGGGTTCATTCGTCTCTGCCACCGAGTGGCGCGGCGACGTGGCGGTTACCGTCAAGCGAGACGCGCTGCACGAGGTCGCCAAATTTTTGCACGACGATCCCAGCATGCAGTTCGACTATATTGTTCACGTCAGCTCCGTGGACTGGCCGGACGATGAAGAACGGTTCGAAGTGGTATACGAGGTCTATTCCATCCGGAAGCGCCAGCGCATCCGCCTGAAAACGCGGGTTCCGGAGTCCGACTGCGTGGTCGACTCCTTGGTAGACATCTGGAAGGGCGCTGATTTCATGGAGCGTGAAGTCTACGACATGATGGGCATCCGCTTCCGGAATCACCCTGACCTTCGCAGGATTTTGATGCCAGACGACTACGACGAAGGCTATCCCTTGCGCAAAGATTTCCCGATGCGCGGCCGCGGATGGCGAGACACTTTTGAATTTTTGGATGAGCCGGCCCGCTAA
- the priA gene encoding primosomal protein N' → MSDVSQSPVASASVPEPAVFADVIVPRRLRRAFTYQIPRELTGQVTIGRQVLIPFGTQTLHGLVVGVHTRLPRHAPTGALKPIRALADPLADQDLAKDRVDLLRWVAEYYAAPWGQCINLILPPGASQSPKIRRRYVATEEGRTCRLPEAGLDESEQTLLERLQRRRKGLSENALTKGVASSPSRALRHLTDLGLVRLSEDIATSGSSCVPVSGRTPPTVLSSTLDLLPSVTDDAPAASGWPATIRLALQQAPPGRVVLDAGRDLRGQCLVEAIRQTFAMGRRVLVVTGEVERATRLAALVTEAGLGALLLHGALSTSARGAVWQAAKSGAGNVLIGTRLAVFAPLPELGLIWVDGEDEGALKEEQAPRYHARDVARFRAGREGAALVWASNHPSLEAWHEVALATMVPASYRDSAMAPTVEVIDAKGLPSGTLLVPALCEGIRGALQRGELAILYLNRKGYASVLHCRDCGTMPQCGACSVTLTFHKLNRHLRCHYCGRTKSLPEECPKCHGPHLEPVGSGTERVEETVKRMFPGARVGRMDSDAVRRPADARAVAQLLADKELDILIGTEMLFRLPLSPRAAFVGIPDADAGLHVSDFRSAERTYHGLVDAVELARPGGRVMLQTRFGDHHAIAAIVAGDPTQFLTHERVFREMLQYPPFTHLIRLDISGRVESAVARAAQRWADLLHAALAGDGGRATRLPGPYGTAGAKQPGSFGGGDVTILGPSPAPKLLVRDRYCWQILVKSTDLSLARRTVTGTLDRLEQEQRVGQLRFDVDVDPVAMA, encoded by the coding sequence ATGTCCGACGTCTCGCAGTCTCCGGTCGCTTCCGCGTCCGTCCCAGAACCCGCTGTCTTTGCCGATGTGATTGTGCCCCGGCGGTTGCGTCGCGCCTTCACCTACCAAATACCCAGGGAATTGACCGGACAGGTCACGATCGGGCGGCAGGTGCTGATCCCGTTTGGGACCCAGACCCTGCATGGCCTTGTGGTTGGGGTGCATACGCGGCTGCCACGGCATGCTCCAACCGGGGCATTGAAGCCCATTCGTGCCCTCGCCGACCCGCTTGCCGACCAGGATCTGGCGAAGGATCGCGTCGATCTCCTGCGATGGGTCGCAGAGTATTACGCGGCCCCCTGGGGGCAATGTATCAATCTGATTCTTCCCCCTGGGGCGAGTCAGTCGCCAAAGATACGCCGACGCTATGTGGCGACCGAAGAAGGACGAACCTGCCGGCTGCCGGAGGCCGGCCTGGATGAGTCGGAACAGACGCTATTGGAACGGCTACAACGGCGGCGGAAGGGCTTGTCTGAGAATGCGCTTACGAAGGGAGTGGCCTCCAGTCCCTCTCGTGCGCTACGGCACCTGACCGATCTGGGGCTCGTGCGGCTTTCCGAAGACATTGCGACCTCCGGCTCGTCATGCGTCCCTGTATCAGGCCGCACTCCTCCGACTGTGTTGTCTTCCACCCTCGATCTGCTTCCCAGCGTCACGGACGATGCTCCGGCCGCCTCAGGCTGGCCGGCGACAATCCGTTTGGCCTTGCAACAGGCTCCTCCGGGAAGGGTGGTGCTCGATGCTGGTCGTGACCTTCGCGGGCAGTGTCTCGTGGAAGCAATTAGGCAAACGTTTGCCATGGGACGCCGTGTGTTGGTTGTAACCGGTGAAGTCGAGCGGGCAACCAGGCTCGCTGCGTTGGTCACGGAGGCGGGACTCGGCGCCTTGCTGCTCCACGGTGCGTTGTCCACATCGGCGCGGGGGGCGGTTTGGCAGGCTGCAAAGAGCGGGGCTGGCAACGTGTTGATCGGGACGCGCCTCGCGGTCTTTGCCCCGCTGCCCGAACTGGGCCTGATCTGGGTGGATGGCGAAGATGAAGGTGCATTGAAGGAAGAGCAGGCGCCGCGATATCACGCGCGCGACGTGGCCCGTTTTCGGGCGGGACGTGAGGGGGCTGCGCTGGTATGGGCGTCAAACCATCCCTCGCTCGAGGCCTGGCACGAAGTGGCGCTGGCAACCATGGTCCCCGCGAGCTACCGGGACAGCGCCATGGCTCCAACGGTGGAGGTGATCGATGCGAAGGGGCTCCCAAGCGGGACGTTGCTCGTCCCGGCGCTCTGCGAGGGCATTCGGGGCGCTCTGCAGCGGGGAGAACTCGCGATCTTGTATTTGAATCGAAAAGGGTACGCCAGCGTGTTGCATTGCCGTGACTGCGGCACGATGCCGCAGTGCGGGGCATGTAGCGTCACGTTGACCTTCCATAAGCTGAATCGACATCTGCGTTGCCACTATTGCGGCCGCACGAAATCGCTGCCGGAGGAGTGCCCGAAGTGTCACGGCCCGCATTTGGAACCGGTCGGGTCCGGGACTGAACGGGTCGAGGAGACGGTCAAGCGGATGTTCCCGGGAGCGCGAGTCGGTCGCATGGACAGTGACGCGGTCAGGCGTCCAGCCGATGCCAGGGCCGTTGCACAGCTTCTTGCCGACAAGGAACTCGACATTCTGATCGGGACGGAAATGCTCTTCCGATTACCCCTCTCGCCCCGAGCCGCGTTTGTCGGCATCCCCGATGCGGACGCCGGCTTGCATGTGTCGGATTTTCGCTCTGCTGAACGGACATACCATGGCCTGGTAGATGCGGTGGAACTCGCGAGGCCGGGCGGGCGGGTGATGCTGCAGACACGGTTTGGCGATCATCATGCCATTGCCGCGATCGTCGCCGGCGATCCGACCCAGTTCCTGACGCACGAGCGCGTCTTTCGAGAGATGCTGCAATATCCGCCCTTCACCCACCTGATTCGACTGGACATCTCCGGACGGGTTGAATCCGCGGTGGCGCGAGCCGCGCAGCGCTGGGCGGACTTGCTGCATGCGGCGCTGGCGGGTGACGGAGGCCGAGCGACTCGGCTTCCAGGACCCTACGGGACAGCTGGAGCGAAACAGCCGGGATCATTCGGCGGCGGAGACGTTACGATTCTGGGGCCCTCTCCGGCGCCCAAGCTGCTGGTGCGGGATCGCTATTGTTGGCAGATCCTGGTCAAGTCCACGGATCTGTCCCTCGCGCGAAGGACGGTGACGGGGACGCTCGATCGGCTCGAACAGGAGCAGCGGGTGGGACAACTGCGATTCGACGTGGATGTGGATCCGGTGGCGATGGCTTAG